In Salmo salar chromosome ssa15, Ssal_v3.1, whole genome shotgun sequence, one genomic interval encodes:
- the LOC106570884 gene encoding perforin-1 encodes MASFSLSLGLLVLCTLALVHCDLDDSHVRVWGLSASNLKGDLLSQPDPYVKVWCGPAFGGMTSILKNQANPTWPGEFNFLDIIHKSVLKLEVWDQDAGPDNRLGTCTTTVYPGTHTETCHLKRGTVYYTYSYKKEQEQ; translated from the exons AtggcctctttctctctgtccctgggaCTGCTGGTGCTATGCACCCTGGCTCTTGTACACTGTGACCTGGATGACAGCCATGTCAGGGTGTGGGGCCTTAGTGCCTCCAACCTGAAAGGAGACCTCCTCTCCCAGCCAGACCCCTACGTCAAG GTGTGGTGCGGCCCAGCCTTTGGTGGAATGACCAGCATTTTGAAGAACCAGGCCAACCCCACCTGGCCCGGCGAATTCAACTTCCTAGACATCATCCACAAGTCTGTCCTGAAGCTGGAG GTGTGGGATCAGGACGCCGGACCAGATAACCGCCTGGGAACCTGCACCACCACTGTCTACccaggaacacacactgagacctgccACCTGAAGAGAGGCACCGTCTACTACACCTACAGCTACAAGAAGGAACAGGAGCAATAG
- the LOC123727182 gene encoding calcium-dependent lipid-binding protein-like, with translation MASLSLSLGLLVLCTLALVHCDLYDGHVRVWGLSASNLKGDLLSQPDPYVKVWCGPTFGGMSSILKNQANPTWPGEFNFVDIIHKSVLKLEVWDDDAGPDHRLGTCSTTIRRGTHTETCHLKKGTVYYTYSYDYSH, from the exons atggcctctctctctctgtccctgggacTGCTGGTGCTATGCACTCTGGCTCTTGtacactgtgacctgtatgacGGCCACGTCAGGGTGTGGGGCCTTAGTGCCTCCAACCTGAAAGGAGACCTCCTCTCCCAGCCAGACCCCTACGTCAAG GTGTGGTGCGGCCCCACCTTCGGTGGCATGAGCAGCATTCTGAAGAACCAGGCCAACCCCACCTGGCCCGGTGAATTCAACTTCGTAGACATCATCCACAAGTCTGTCCTGAAGCTGGAG gtgtGGGATGATGACGCCGGACCAGACCACCGCCTGGGAACCTGCAGCACCACCATCCGCcgaggaacacacactgagacctgccACCTGAAGAAAGGCACCGTCTACTACACCTACAGCTACGACTACAGTCACTAG